attttttatagaatttgattattttcctaacattttgtgtttgataggcattattttatatttgataattattatttttttatagaaatgacacatttttcatgaaatttaataataaaaatatattgaaaaatattaaattttaaataaaaaaattaaaataataatgtattttaaattaattacattattttctcaaagaaataaaattacaaaattaatttttttttgtttttcaaagaaataatttatacgtaattttttattttttatttttatatatttatatttattaattattaaaaatacaaaatataaataattggcAAACCCTCCCCCACCCACCTGCCCTTCTCCCTCATCCCCCAGCCGCCGCCCCTTCTGCCTCTCTTGCTTCGCTCGCTGCCGCCGCCCACCCCCCTGCCCTTCTCCTTCTCCGGCCTCCTTGCCTCCGTCGGACCTCGGATCGTCGCTCGCTGGCGCCGACTCGGCCTAGGCCTCGCTCTCGCCGCCTCGCCAGTCGCCCCCTTGGCCCCTCGCCGGTCGCTGGCTCTCCCATCGTTCTCTCGCTTGCTGGCTCTGTCGACTCTCTCGCTCGGTAAGTTGCTGctttcaattgccaagaaaattCCATCTCCTCCCCCCCCAAGGAATTTGGTTTCCATGGTTTGAAGGAAAATTACGTGACCATTAATGGGAAAATGAGTTCCCTGGAAAAAAATGGCTGTCAAACAATGCACAAGTTGGAAATTGGGTGGAAAAATTGCCTTTTCCTTGGAAAAAGTTGGCTATCAAACGCGGCCTAACATCGGTACCAAATTCAATCGGTACGTCATCGCAgttgagatcgagagagagagagcgcgcgCGATTAGGGAAGGTGCTATTTCGACGTGATAGACAGAATTTGTGTAGTATAACGTCACGAAGGTGCTATTTCGACGTGATTGTCTCTCTTAAATTTTCGCCTGCATATAAGATTTATTGTATTTACAGATTTATTCGTCTGCATTTTTATATTCTTTGCTACTTTGACCGAGTCGGAGTTCAAAAAGTGCCTTGCCTGGAATCCTAAATTTCTGTTCGGATGTGAATAGGACACGATGCACCGTGTTGATGAAATATAACCATTCAAGATCGAGAAGCTTGGTGGCGTTGGAGTTTCTTGCTCATTGAATTGAGTTAGAGGACGGGCTTGATTAGGTGAATAATTCTCATCCATGCAGAACTGAGTTATTGATTACATCAAAGCGATTACTATACAGCTCTTAATTTTGTGGCGATAATTTGCACTGCCTTTGGATATAATTAGAAATTGATGGGCAAAAAGTTCACTTGTAATAATAGGGGGCCCTCTTTTCCGGtcagatgtgtgtgtgtgtgtgtgtgtgtgtgtgagagagagagagagagggggggggggggggggggcagcaaAATGGAGCGAACGCACTTCAGTTTAGTGGATTCCATGAATCTTGGGTATTTCATAACATTTTCTTGTTGATGGTAATTTGTTGAGATTATATATGTCATCGACGATCGGTTTACTGAGTAAGGGTTGTAGTATGCTACTGTCATTTCTATAGAATTCTTGGCAAAATGTAATAGGGGCAGTTATATTAATGAACACACTATGAGCAGGGAGTGGTCCAGTATTCAAATTCACCTTGTCCCTAAAGGCCTGTTATAAAATGCTGGGGGGTCATATTTTTTAGGTGATAATGCAGGatataatgtatttttgaaattcactTTAGGTATCACTTGGTGTATCCAGGGAATGTATCCATGGGGAATCCTGGGTTCATGTTATGTTTTTTGTAGGGTACCTCAGTTGAGTACATTTCAAGCATTAAGCAGACTGAGCATAATATGCAGATCTATGGTGGTGCTCAAAATTTGTGCCAGTACTTACATGGCTTGGAAAGTATCCGGTTGCTATATGGAACTTTTTCTGTACATGGGCAGCTAGGCACATAATTGTTCTGGTACTGAGCGACTTTAATTGTGTACATGGGGCATTCTGAAAAAATACACTATGGGAGTTGGCAGTTAATGGCATGGTTATAATGATACCAGTTctatttagataatatatgGAAGAATTTATCCCTTTGAACTGAAAAAGAACTACAGCTGTATTTTGTATGTACAATGGGGTTCACTTTAGCTGGTGATACAGTTTCCATTTTATTGATAATATGTCAAAGAATTGCTGTTTTATACTACTTATTCCTTTGAATAGAAAAAGagctattatattttgtatttacaATGGTGTTCACTGTAGCATTTTTAAGCGATTTGTCACGTCCAGTCACTGTAATAAGTTTTCCATGCCTTCAAAGAATTTTAGTGCTGCTATGTCATTTGTTTAAGGGTCTGggtttctaattttatattttctctggAATTTAGGTTCAATGGTGTTTTTGTAACTTACTAGATCTGTTCACTACATAGACAGGTGCTCATACCAAAAGAAAAGTATGGTGTGATGCCATGACTTTTTTGAGTGCAACAAATGAATTTGTTTGTTGTTCAGTTTTTCGAATGTTTACTACCAAATCCTTTCAAGCCAATTGTTGGATAATAACTGCTGCCTTTACAAGACAGGTAAAATGAATAGAAGTAAAGCTTCATATAACTCCAGAACAAAAGAGAAGCACAGCTTTCAAATCAAGGAATCAAAACATGCACTGTCTGAGGAACAGGCAGAAGAACGAGTGGAAGAGCCTGTTGTTGGGTGTGGCCCTCATACTTCTCTTAAGAATGATATTGATGATGAGCTTGAAGAAGATCCAGATGAGGATCCTGAAGAGGATCCAGAAACGGAACTTGAAGAAGACTCAGAATTGGACCCTGAAGAAGATCTAGACGAGGAATCAAATGTTGGATCAGATGAAGAATTAACTGAGGAACCTTCAGCCTGCATTTCTCCAGTACCGTTTTATTGGGACCATGATGGGACAAAACAACCAGTTGAGGATGCTTCAAAGGAGATTGCATCTGAATTTTCTTCTCAAAGGGACGCTGTTGGAACTGATAACAAATCAGGATCTTACCATGATAgttcaaaagaaaagaagagaccatTGGATGCAACAGTATGCAATTCAGATACGATTCAAGTTCACCAGTTGCAGAAGAAGTTCAGACAGGAAGAACTGTTTAAAGAAGAATCAGATGGTGGGTCTTCGGTTTCAGATCCCCATGGTAAAGCTGTTGTTTCTACAattttagaagatgaaactgcTGATAAGCAACTGGAGCATGCTGGAAGTTCTGGAAAACGGAGTCGCAGTAGATGGGATCAGCAGCCTGAACAGGTTGAGGAAAGTGGTGCTGCTAGACAGACTGGTAAAAGAAGGAAAACCAGGTGGGTTAGCGATCTGTCACAGTTAAAAATGCTTGGCCCTATCCAACTTCCTGACTTTTTCAAAAGATCTCTTGAATCTGGGTTGGATCACCAGATTCAGAAGTTGATGGAGAGACTCCACCAAATAAACAGCAAGCTACGTAGTTCAGAGCTGCATGATGAGAGACCCGAGGAAGAAAGATCTCCCTCTCCCCAGCCAGAGTACAATAATCTTGGTATAAGAATAAATACACGAGAGGTGAGGCTCCGGAACAAACTAGTCAAAGAACGCCAAATTATCATTTCTAAGTTGATTAAGAAGAATTCAACTTTCAATACTCCTCCTGGTTACAAGCCAGAAAAGCTCTTTAAAAAATTGTATGTACCAGTGAAGGAATATCCTGAGTACAACTTTATTGGTTATATAATTGGTCCAAGGGGAAACACGCTAaagagaatggagaagaaaactgGTGCTAAGATTCTACTGCGGGGTAGAGGCTCCCAGAGAAAATCAGTGAGACCAGAAGACGATGAAGACTTGCATGTCTATATAGAGGCACTTAACCAGAAGTCTTTGGATGCAGCTGTAGGAATGGTTGAGAAAATGCTAATTCCGGTAGATGGAATGAGTGATCGCAAACGAGCCCAACTGCAGGAGCTTGCAAAACTAAATGGAACATACAAAGGTGAGAACTACTGCAACGTGTGCAAGGAGGAAGGGCACAAACAGTATGTCTGCCCTCAGCAGCCGCAGTCAACCTTTAAAATGATGACTGCTTGTTCAACTTGTGGAAGCTTTTGCCATCCAGCCTTTGGTTGTCCCTTGATGGCTTCACCGCAGGATGCTAACGTTTTGTGTCATTCTTCTGAGCTTGGGGCTGGTTCAATTCCAAAGGCAAGAAGCAAACTCAACAAAGAAAGCCATGATGCGAGCCTTTACGTTGGTTATCTTCCTCAGGATTTTGATGATGGTAGGTTGAGAGAGCTCTTTTGTCCATTTGGCAAGATCATTGACGTGAAAGTGATTAAAGATTTCAGCAGTGGTCTCAGTAAAGGTTATGGGTTTGTTAATTTTGAAAGTCCCACTGATGCTGCCATGGCAGTGACCCATATGAATGGGCGCAAAATGGAGGGGAAAATACTAGCAGTAAGGGTGGCTGGCcgtccaccaccaccacaaaCAGGATTGCCTGCATTAAGCCACTTTCCAGTGCATCCTGGGCCGCCAGTTTTTTCTACCTGTCTCACCAACCAGACGGCTTGGCCTGGCCCATTTGGATCAGCCCAGCCTGAGCCACAAGGCTCCTTTCCCAGAATAAGTGAGGGCTTCAGCATGCCTTCCTCCATCCCATTCGGACATGACAATCACCTTCTTGAAGGTCAAGCCATTGGTATCCCCCCACTTGTCTCGTGCCACGCGAGTTTGAAACCTCCAACTGCAAGCAACTCAGCATCCTCTCACGGAGCTTCCAGCTCGACCACCTCTGCATCCCATTGCTTGCCATCACAATTTCCTGGTGATCCTGACTACCCTGGGTCCCAATTCCTACCATATTTTGCCACACCAACTCGGAGGCCATCTCCACAGTTCCATATCAGTCAGACATCTGAATTCCCGCAAACCATTTTTGATCAAAACAGACGAGGCTCAACCTTTTACCTTCCTAGATGAGAAATGAAGCTGGGATGCATGAGTTTCTTGGAGAAGAATGCCCGTGTGGCACTTGGAGAAAATGTGCATGAACATTGTTGATTCTATACGGTGAGTTTAGACcatcatcttcttttctttttttttttcttttttttgtttcaatgggGATATGCACTCGCTGGAGATTGTTTGTATGGTTGTTTGTTTCATCCAGTTATGGCCGTCGATGTTAAAACTCTGTAGATTTGATAGATGTAATGTACATCTTCTGCCGAAGATGTTTAATAACCAAGTATGAAATTTCTCCTTTTGTTTAGGCTTCAGTAACAGGAAAGTGGGGTTTTCAACAATCATCCCACCATAACAGGAAAATAAACACATGATGGCCTTATGCCATAAAAGTTTCCATTCATTTGTCACTTAAGGTCTTCTCTGATGCTAGCTAAGAACAATCTCAACTCTCTTGACTTCTTGGCATGATCAGCAGACCCTTCAGTTTCGATTCACTCGAGTCAATGACATCGATACAACATTCAAGACCAGACTGTCACCATTTTTGACACCAAGAGGCAATG
This genomic stretch from Diospyros lotus cultivar Yz01 chromosome 1, ASM1463336v1, whole genome shotgun sequence harbors:
- the LOC127809234 gene encoding splicing factor-like protein 1, giving the protein MNRSKASYNSRTKEKHSFQIKESKHALSEEQAEERVEEPVVGCGPHTSLKNDIDDELEEDPDEDPEEDPETELEEDSELDPEEDLDEESNVGSDEELTEEPSACISPVPFYWDHDGTKQPVEDASKEIASEFSSQRDAVGTDNKSGSYHDSSKEKKRPLDATVCNSDTIQVHQLQKKFRQEELFKEESDGGSSVSDPHGKAVVSTILEDETADKQLEHAGSSGKRSRSRWDQQPEQVEESGAARQTGKRRKTRWVSDLSQLKMLGPIQLPDFFKRSLESGLDHQIQKLMERLHQINSKLRSSELHDERPEEERSPSPQPEYNNLGIRINTREVRLRNKLVKERQIIISKLIKKNSTFNTPPGYKPEKLFKKLYVPVKEYPEYNFIGYIIGPRGNTLKRMEKKTGAKILLRGRGSQRKSVRPEDDEDLHVYIEALNQKSLDAAVGMVEKMLIPVDGMSDRKRAQLQELAKLNGTYKGENYCNVCKEEGHKQYVCPQQPQSTFKMMTACSTCGSFCHPAFGCPLMASPQDANVLCHSSELGAGSIPKARSKLNKESHDASLYVGYLPQDFDDGRLRELFCPFGKIIDVKVIKDFSSGLSKGYGFVNFESPTDAAMAVTHMNGRKMEGKILAVRVAGRPPPPQTGLPALSHFPVHPGPPVFSTCLTNQTAWPGPFGSAQPEPQGSFPRISEGFSMPSSIPFGHDNHLLEGQAIGIPPLVSCHASLKPPTASNSASSHGASSSTTSASHCLPSQFPGDPDYPGSQFLPYFATPTRRPSPQFHISQTSEFPQTIFDQNRRGSTFYLPR